The genomic interval GTCGACTATCAAGCAAAACGCTACTGTAGCCATATGAAGCGCTTCGACTAAGCTAAGGCATACTTGATCCAGTGTGGAATGAAGAATTTGGATTGTGATGATGTGCCGTGTAGGAGTCTTTGCAACTAATCAAACTGGGGACTCCCTCAACTTCTTAAGATTCTGCTGTTGGGGTTGATTGTTTTGAAGAATTTCTGCAGAGAGAAAGTCGCATCACGCAGATGGAAATCGAAGTGATGCAATTATCTAGAATCGCACATCAAGTCTATCTAAAACAATAAGCTATTACTAAATTGCCAATCTCAATTATATCTGCGTCAGTAAATTCGTTACTCCTTCATAAAAACAACTGGTGATGAAGGAGAAGATGGGTATCCACCTTCGGCATAATCTCCAATTATCAAGGAAGTTTCTGATCCAACTATGCTGTTATAAAGGGTTGTGTTTTTCTCTGGATAGGTACTGCTATCACACATCTTACCCAAAACATCTACTTGTGAACCAGTCACCCAAGTAGTCAATCCACAGAAACTTGTGCTATTTACAGCCGTTGTATAAGTGTCGTTGGTTATTGTTAGAGTATAAGTCTGAATTTTGGCTGTGATTAGGTATCCCTTCGTTCCATCTCCAGCCTCAGAACTTGTGCCTTTAAAGTCAGAATATGTACTTGCCTCCTTCATTACCTCTGAACTGCAGGTGGTATCTGAATAGTATAATGAAGTTGTTGCGATACCTGATCCAGAAATCTCCATAGAAGATTTGGTGTAAAGAGCTTCCCCATCGAAACTACAATCACTATTCCACTTGCCCACAAGTTCAGGAAATGAAGTTGAAGTCCCAGATGATGCACCGCTATCTTATGAAGAGGGAGCGCATCCAATCAAAAGGGCCAAGCAGCAGAGGTGAGTGTGGTCATAAAGTTTTTAAATATCATTACCTTGGAATATCAGTTGTTAATTTTGGAAGATGGCCATTGAAGTTTTCAATTGTTTAATCGCAACTCATGCTGAGAATCTCTACTCCAATAAATATTTGTCAAGACTTATGAATTCTATCTTATCTTTAGTTGCAGACCGCCCACTTATCAATATATCTAGGATCAAGTAACCATCTTTATTTATTCAGATGCATAAAATCATCAATTTTACTCAAAAAATCTAATATTTTTTCAAATACTAATATTCTCTCTTCTACTGATGTTATCCTCACCAACTAAACTCCTAATTTCATTGAGATCATTCTCTAATCCATCCCTAAAGAAGAGAGCATCTGCCTTATGGATTAGCATATTTGCACCAAGGTCCAGTAATCTCTTTTGATACTCAGGAGTACCCCAAGCATGAATTCCTGCACCAATAGATTTTGATCTGACTTTCTTGAAGACCATCTCAATAGTATTTAGGTAAATGGGATTATCATATTCTTCAGGAATTCCTAAACTAGTTGTAAGATCATGTGGACCAATCTGGATAGCGTCAATGCCTTCAATTTCTAAAATCTGATCAAGATTTTCTATAGCAGGTTCACTCTCAATATTTAATATTAATAAATTATTTTCATTGAATTTATTTATATAATCATCTAATGATTCTTCTAAGTTTTTCTTACCTGCCATCAATTGGTTTAACCTACTACCTTTTAGTGGTCTCTTCTTAGTCGCACCCACTAATTCTTTAACTTGAGTGACTGTCTCAGTATACGGAGAAATAATTCCAGCTGCTCCATCATCTAAGAACTCAGTAGCAATATATTGATCTGGAGATTTCATTCTCACCAAGGGAGGCAGTCCCATCGCTGAGTATGTCCTACACATCCATGATAGTGTTTCACGACTTATAGCTATGTGTTCAGTATCAATAAAGATGAAATCTAGTGAGCAATCTTTTAAGATTTTTGGCCAAAAAGGTGATGTTGAAACGATGAGTGTACCCAAGACTAAATCTCCTTCTTTTAATTTCTTCTTCAGTGCTAAATTTTTCATAAATTTTTTTGTGTTGAATTAATTAAATTGGTTTTTTTAAAGAGGTAAAGAGCTACGTGATGTAGCTAATTTCTACAGTGAAGACAATTAAAACCTGATGATTAAACTGTAGTTACACAATATCATTTATTTACATGATTCCCCAAGTAGACTAATTGTAGCAGAATTAAGGTGTCGCAAAATTTCTCAAAAGTCTTTAGTTTATTGAACCATTGCAATTGCTTGTACACCTACTTCAAAAAATGGGATACGAGGGATTATCAGTTGTAAACTTATTTTGGAGGAAATTCTTTTGATAACGAATATCTGGTCTTCACTTTTGTGAAAATCAGGCTATTTCGATAAGTAATTGGCGAGTTCATTTCGATCAACCAAATTTTAAGACAGACACGCAAACAGTATTCTTGCAGAATCTACAGAAGATTCTCCAGTAATAATGTGTAGAGGTGTTGATCATATTTGAGGACTGGTTGAAAAGTTTTGAGTTTCACTGCTCAAATTTTGATTAGTCTCAACCCATTAATTTCAATATCCAAGACCCTTACATGAACCTTTTATCACTCACCTTCGTCCTGTCTGATCAATCACCCATTGCAGACCAGTACCAGCTTCCATTATTTGCATCAATGTGGAATCAGTCGCTTGGACGGTGACAAAGATGGATTGCCCTGTGAGGGGTTATGTGATTG from SAR324 cluster bacterium carries:
- a CDS encoding aldolase/citrate lyase family protein gives rise to the protein MKNLALKKKLKEGDLVLGTLIVSTSPFWPKILKDCSLDFIFIDTEHIAISRETLSWMCRTYSAMGLPPLVRMKSPDQYIATEFLDDGAAGIISPYTETVTQVKELVGATKKRPLKGSRLNQLMAGKKNLEESLDDYINKFNENNLLILNIESEPAIENLDQILEIEGIDAIQIGPHDLTTSLGIPEEYDNPIYLNTIEMVFKKVRSKSIGAGIHAWGTPEYQKRLLDLGANMLIHKADALFFRDGLENDLNEIRSLVGEDNISRRENISI
- a CDS encoding excalibur calcium-binding domain-containing protein yields the protein MQTSTSFHYLHQCGISRLDGDKDGLPCEGLCD